In Dendropsophus ebraccatus isolate aDenEbr1 unplaced genomic scaffold, aDenEbr1.pat pat_scaffold_861_ctg1, whole genome shotgun sequence, a genomic segment contains:
- the LOC138780809 gene encoding gastrula zinc finger protein XlCGF71.1-like translates to MGCFLGNVIKVKNKEKNKGEKSPTGEKPFSCSKCGKCFIVKPYLLQHQRSHTGEKPFPCSECKKCFNRKLQLIIHQRIHKGEKPFFCPEGGKCFSEQSDLVKHQRLHTGEKPYLCSDCGKCFNAKSNLVQHKGSHTGEAIFVCYE, encoded by the exons atgGGGTGTTTTTTAGGAAATGTTATAAAAGTGAAGAATAAGGAAAA gaataaaggggaaaaaagtcccacaggagagaagccattttcatgttcaaaatgtggcaaatgttttattgTGAAGCCATATCTTCTGCAACATCAAAGGagtcatacaggggagaagccttttccatgttcagaatgtaagaAATGTTTCAATAGGAAATTACAACTTATTATACATCAAAGAATTCAtaaaggagagaagccatttttctGCCCCGAAggtggaaaatgtttttcagaGCAGTCAGATCTGGTTAAACATCAGAGACTTCACACAGGTGAAAAGCCATATttatgttcagattgtgggaaatgtttcaatgcgaaatcaaatcttgttcaaCATAAAGGAAGTCACACGGGGGAAGCCATTTTcgtgtgttatgaatag